A stretch of the Actinoalloteichus fjordicus genome encodes the following:
- a CDS encoding PadR family transcriptional regulator → MELTPSELTVLGLIIERPQHGYDLERVIERRGVRQWTDIGFSSIYYLLTKLEGRGLVHVPAAPVAARSRRVFHATGAGREAAARTALALVTELHPVPSPFLVGVANLPLLSAPEYAQALRARLAQVDARITAVRQAEQAPVPLASPAREVFSYALSLLEAERSWLASRVGGTR, encoded by the coding sequence GTGGAGCTGACCCCGTCCGAGCTGACCGTGCTCGGCCTGATCATCGAACGCCCGCAGCACGGCTACGACCTGGAACGGGTCATCGAGCGGCGCGGTGTCCGGCAGTGGACGGACATCGGGTTCTCGTCGATCTACTACCTGCTCACCAAGCTGGAGGGCCGAGGGCTGGTCCACGTACCGGCGGCTCCCGTCGCGGCGAGGTCTCGCCGCGTCTTCCACGCCACCGGCGCAGGTCGAGAGGCGGCGGCACGCACCGCGCTCGCCCTCGTCACCGAGCTGCATCCCGTCCCGAGCCCGTTCCTGGTCGGCGTCGCCAACCTGCCGCTGCTCTCCGCGCCGGAGTACGCCCAGGCGTTGCGGGCGCGTCTCGCCCAGGTCGACGCCCGCATCACCGCCGTTCGGCAGGCCGAGCAGGCGCCGGTCCCCCTCGCGTCCCCGGCACGCGAGGTCTTCTCCTACGCACTGAGCCTTCTCGAGGCAGAGAGGTCGTGGCTCGCCAGCCGAGTCGGAGGAACCCGATGA
- a CDS encoding GyrI-like domain-containing protein encodes MTNKTDFTKSLDSYQAKRGEFRIVAVPDLQYLMIDGHGDPNTAPAFAEAVEALYPVAYKLKFASKRDHGRDYVVTPLEGLWWATDMDSFTTTRDKSRWDWTLMIMTPDWIDQDMFAAAVAQVDKKKRPARLGEIRLETLSEGRCVQTLHVGSFDDETELLTRMHDEFIPANGLRMVAKHHEIYLSDARRVAPEKLRTILRQPVVAAAVSDE; translated from the coding sequence ATGACGAACAAGACTGACTTCACGAAGAGTCTCGACTCCTACCAGGCGAAACGCGGCGAGTTCCGGATCGTGGCGGTACCAGACCTGCAGTACCTCATGATCGACGGGCACGGCGACCCGAACACCGCACCGGCGTTCGCCGAAGCGGTCGAGGCGCTCTACCCGGTGGCCTACAAGCTGAAGTTCGCCAGTAAGCGCGACCATGGACGGGACTACGTCGTCACCCCGCTGGAAGGCCTGTGGTGGGCGACGGACATGGACTCGTTCACGACGACGCGGGACAAGTCCCGCTGGGACTGGACCTTGATGATCATGACGCCGGACTGGATCGACCAGGACATGTTCGCCGCCGCCGTGGCGCAGGTCGACAAGAAGAAACGACCGGCCCGGCTCGGCGAGATCCGACTGGAGACCCTGTCCGAGGGCCGGTGCGTGCAGACGCTGCACGTGGGTTCGTTCGACGACGAGACCGAGCTGCTCACCAGGATGCATGACGAGTTCATCCCGGCCAACGGGCTGCGCATGGTCGCCAAGCATCACGAGATCTACCTCAGCGACGCCCGCAGGGTCGCACCCGAGAAGCTGCGCACCATCCTCCGCCAGCCGGTCGTCGCCGCAGCCGTCTCGGACGAGTAG
- a CDS encoding response regulator, producing MISLLIVDDHPVVRDGLRGMFGADPRFGVLGEACDGAEAVTAGERLQPDVILMDLRMPRVDGVAAIKELARRGVPARVLVLTTYDTDSDVLPAIEAGATGYLLKDAPREELFRAVEAAARGQAALAPAVATRLMGQMRRPATELLSQRELAVLELIAKGSTNREAARQLFISEATVKTHLLHVYAKLGVKDRAAAVATAFSRGYLTVRGDG from the coding sequence GTGATCTCTTTGTTGATCGTCGACGACCACCCGGTGGTGCGGGACGGCCTGCGCGGCATGTTCGGCGCCGATCCGCGTTTCGGCGTCCTCGGCGAGGCCTGCGACGGCGCGGAGGCCGTCACCGCAGGCGAACGACTCCAGCCCGACGTGATCCTGATGGACCTGCGGATGCCGAGGGTCGACGGCGTCGCCGCCATCAAGGAGCTGGCCCGGCGCGGTGTGCCCGCCCGCGTGCTCGTGCTCACCACCTACGACACCGACAGCGACGTCCTGCCCGCCATCGAGGCGGGCGCCACCGGCTACCTGCTGAAGGACGCGCCGAGGGAGGAGCTGTTCCGTGCGGTGGAGGCGGCCGCGCGGGGACAGGCGGCGCTGGCCCCCGCAGTCGCGACCCGGCTGATGGGTCAGATGCGCAGGCCCGCCACCGAGCTGCTGTCGCAGCGCGAACTGGCGGTGTTGGAGCTGATTGCCAAGGGCTCGACGAACCGCGAGGCGGCACGGCAGCTCTTCATCAGCGAGGCGACCGTGAAGACACACCTGCTGCACGTGTACGCGAAACTCGGTGTCAAGGACCGGGCTGCTGCGGTGGCGACCGCGTTCTCCCGCGGCTACCTGACCGTGCGGGGCGACGGGTGA
- a CDS encoding sensor histidine kinase: MSIEAELRAEFDREERREIVVISVLPYLLLAASTVVTLLQPVWGEPVPGPLVLGLALLTALWLVWFDVVQARGRRNGPSTVLYYAGLTVLAGSLTAIAPWYGIFAFVGYVHAFLFLHGRWRYLGVTVTAMIAAVSYVGGIAEIDGNGWWEWAALFGITLVLASSFFHFAELGYRRNDQQQRALAELHEANVKLAAALEENAGLQAQLLVQAREAGVLDERQRMAREIHDTLAQSLAGILTQLQAAEQTTDEPSTLNRHMTNAMNLARESLTEARRTVHAVGPELLADARLADAISDVTRRWSEANDIDAMLTTTGDPRPMHADVEVTLLRAAQEALANVAKHANAGRVGLTLSYMEDLVTLDVRDDGRGFDPDARPAGGSASGGFGLAGMRQRVQRLAGRLDIESEPGGGTAISASVPAIPAGCGS; this comes from the coding sequence TTGAGCATCGAGGCCGAGCTGCGTGCGGAGTTCGACCGGGAGGAACGCCGGGAGATCGTGGTCATCAGCGTCCTTCCGTACCTCCTCTTGGCGGCCAGCACCGTCGTCACGTTGCTGCAACCGGTCTGGGGTGAGCCGGTACCCGGGCCGCTCGTGCTCGGCCTCGCGCTGCTCACCGCGCTCTGGCTGGTCTGGTTCGACGTGGTGCAGGCGAGGGGGCGGCGGAACGGCCCGTCGACGGTCCTGTACTACGCCGGGTTGACGGTCCTCGCGGGCAGCCTGACGGCGATCGCGCCGTGGTACGGCATCTTCGCCTTCGTCGGCTACGTTCATGCGTTCCTCTTCCTGCACGGCCGCTGGCGGTACCTCGGCGTCACCGTCACGGCGATGATCGCGGCCGTGTCGTACGTGGGCGGCATCGCCGAGATCGACGGCAACGGCTGGTGGGAGTGGGCGGCGCTCTTCGGCATCACGCTGGTGCTGGCCTCGTCGTTCTTCCACTTCGCCGAGCTGGGGTATCGCCGTAACGACCAGCAGCAGCGCGCGCTCGCCGAGCTGCACGAGGCCAACGTCAAGCTGGCGGCGGCGCTGGAGGAGAACGCGGGCCTGCAGGCTCAGCTGCTGGTCCAGGCCCGGGAGGCAGGCGTGCTCGACGAACGGCAGCGGATGGCACGGGAGATCCACGACACGCTGGCGCAGAGTCTCGCGGGCATCCTCACTCAGCTCCAGGCCGCCGAGCAGACGACGGACGAGCCGTCGACGCTGAACCGTCACATGACGAACGCGATGAATCTCGCTCGCGAGAGTCTCACCGAGGCCCGCCGGACCGTCCACGCGGTGGGGCCGGAGCTGCTCGCCGACGCCCGGCTCGCGGACGCGATCAGCGACGTGACCCGCCGCTGGTCGGAGGCCAACGACATCGACGCGATGCTGACCACCACCGGCGACCCTCGGCCGATGCATGCCGACGTCGAGGTGACGCTGCTGCGTGCCGCGCAGGAGGCGCTCGCCAACGTGGCCAAGCATGCGAACGCGGGCCGCGTCGGCCTGACCCTGTCTTACATGGAGGACCTGGTGACCCTGGACGTGCGCGACGACGGGAGGGGATTCGATCCCGACGCCAGGCCTGCGGGCGGTTCGGCGAGCGGTGGGTTCGGGCTCGCGGGCATGCGGCAGCGGGTGCAACGCCTCGCGGGCAGGCTCGACATCGAGTCGGAACCCGGCGGCGGCACCGCAATCTCGGCGTCGGTGCCTGCGATCCCGGCCGGGTGCGGCTCGTGA